The segment TTTTTCGTTTTTGACTGATAAAAATGTGGTAGTCATTTTagtattatgtttttttgttgttgaaaaagCAAATGGATATATGTCCAGTATTTGGGCTTTCTAGcgaaatatatatgaaaagcgaatatttttcaatataataaatGTGTATATTCTAGAAATAACATaactattatgtaaataatgacTTCTAATGTGTAATTTCTCTCGTTTAAAGACATTTATTCTTATTGATTTCTGTATGTGACAAGTTACATTTATTCAGTCATGGTGATATCAAACTTTGACtgtctcttgtttttttcaattcaagttttatttattcattcaatATAGGCCAGTTACTTTGTGCTTTAAGTTTGATTCGCATAACCACtaaatttatgtaattttaggCTTTAATTTTGCTCATAATGTTTCTCGCAACacattttttacatttcagAACTATTTTAATTAACTAACACTTAACGAAAGGTGTTTCTGTCATAAGGCCAAATCTTTTGTTTATCTGCTGTTCTTGCCGGAGAGGCATAATAAAACGCAGCACATGAAATTAATCCCAACTACCAACACACATGGTAATGGAAAGGATGATGTACTTTGTTTAGGGTAGAATCTATTTGCTTCTTGTCGATGAGGCAGTTTGAAAATAGTTGACACAAactcaaatttttgaagaaataccTGCAAAGTCTACCGAAAGTAtggagcaaataaaaaaaaagtattggaaACATTCTAATACACTGAGACCAATGATAGAAGCTATTTTGTGACATATACCTCGGATTTCTAATGGAAAGGCAGGTTTCTTTGGAAATGAGAAGCCGTAGCAGGGCTCACTGAGCCTTTTGTCTTCACGTATGGTTGTATTTTAATTTGGTAGAGCACATAACTCACCAAACATTTAGAAAACTTGATATTTTCTTATGCATCAAACTCTTAAAGATTATGCTTCAACTAAAGATTTGACCGCATAAactggttttgttttttatagtgtATATGCGTATTGTTGCGCCATTAATGATTGTAAGAACAACCAACCAATTTTGTTGTAATGTTTGGTTTTGAAACAAGCTAGATGTTTAGTTAAAAAAGGATGTACACTTAGAGTGGTATAAATTAAAGTCGAAGAGCTGATGTTGGGTAAcaagaagattgatcaagtgaaTAGCTGAATAGCTTCATTTACCTCAGTAGCATTATTACTTTAGAAGGCGGATGCTGTGTAAGTAAAACTAacgaaatttgtgtattaaaCACGTCAATCTTGAGATTATTAACGGAATATTAAGGGGTGGGAACAGAATAATTCGCAAAACTAAACTTATTTTGCAAAACGAGAGGAAACTTATTTACAAATTTCAAATGAACATTCTACTGCTCGGTTTTAGACTGGGAATTTCAACTTTCTGAAATATAGATTACATGTTGAATAGCCAGGGTGCAACTCAGTTTAGCGGGTTTACGTTTCCTACAACCACACTTTAGTGTAGCCCTTGTTGCTCTGCAAACTAGAAAGCTGATAGAGTTTAATTTACATAAATTATGTACTTTTTCAGTTGCGAAAACTCATCGCACTGTGAACGAAGTGGagcttcaaaaaagaagaacagtgTCTATAGTAAGTCGGAAACGGCAGCTGGATGTTATTTAGGTGAGAAGAATTGACAGTGACATCCAATGCAATACCATTCCCATATGGCAAAGAATGATGAAAGGTAGTACACATAGATCAGgaaaatttgtaattatttctttaaattaaattttaattttttttttttttttttttttttttttatataacgaACACATATATTATCTAATGATATAAAAGTCATGAAAACTCATCCCCACAACAACTTTTCATAAATCCATTCTACAAAATAAGTAGTCCGTGTATATACTGACGGTATTCTTTCAGACAAAATAATTCCGTAAAGCCGCCATTTCGATCTATCCTTTGTATATTGAATCATCAGTGGGCCACCCTCATCACCCTTTCGAGGAGAATTGTCTTCCTTTTTGGCACAAAGCATCGAAGATTTCTTAAGTTTACATTTTCTATTCGGTACTGTACTAACGCTTGTCTCCAATAAGATATTactcattttttcattataacaaTATCCCCATCCTATGATCTttcctgttttgtttaaaacatGTATTTCATTCTCCAATGGTAAATCtatcttttcaaaattgttaGCATCAACTTCGTGAGTTAATCGTAATATTGCTATATCATTGGCATTAGACGGCCATTTATAATCCTCGTGGATTATGATTCGCTCAACCGAAAAGTTTTGTTCTTTTCGTGTCTTGTCCAAAAAGTCATACTCTCCAAGTCGTACATAAAGTTCCCGTTTTGGTGGAAACGTTGACGTTTTATTAAGAACACACCGAGCAGCTGTCAAGATATGTCTATTATGAATTAAGGAACCTCCACAAAAGTGTCCATATAGGTCCATCAAGGCAGCCATCCAAGGATATTCATCCGGAGAATCCACAGGAATGGTGTCTTTTCCCCTAATACCCAACTTGTTTGGTGCTAGGTTTTGGTAATCAATACCAAATCCTTTGACAGGCTCAGAGCTGAGTCTTATTCTATATtccgaaatttaatttttaattaaatttaattaaatttctaaaaatttgtattatttcttaGATAACGGTTGAGGGATATGGAGCGTCTTTGATTTAAACAGGAGGATgatcattttctgaaattttattgAAGTATTTAAAATCAAGAACTGATTTAAATGTTCCTCTGCGtgcagaaattattttattttagtatattatAATGGTCAGCAGCTTGTATTGTCTTTCTGctcctttttcttaaaaaaagtttctcttTTTGAATTATGACTAGGCATAAAGTAGTGGCTACCAATTTCTGCTTGAAAAGTTTTACGCACTTGCAACTCTTGGAATCAACCTTaatcttttgtgtttttcccccagaaaaatcataattaatggataaatttgtcttaatttttaattatatttaatacgAATATATTGACAAACTATGAAACTCAGCTTAGTTAAATAATTTAGGtgacaatagaaaaaataaatttattagcCGACGATTCTATTTTAGTAACAGAGGTTTGGTAATTGCCCGTTGACCAGAATTATCagggtttattttcttttaaaaaaaggaatctgCTATTAGGGTTACCACTACACgccgtatttaaaaaaaaataattgttataaTTCTCTATGCCATTATAGCTCTGATGGAAAGTAAACTAATTCAAGGGCTTAGGACGGGGAAAGTATAAACGGGATGAAGATAGTGATGAAATACAGAGGGATATTCAGCCTTTtgtctttgaattaataaatgcCATTTACGATGACAATTCAGTAACAATAGAATGTGAATTTATTAGCATAATAGTTCGTgagaattttcttttcgttGTATGTAATCTTAAATATATGTGTAGACACGTATACACATATATTTAAGGCATCCTATAAATGTATATGTATCAAGATTTCCTTTGTAACAGTAGATAATGCTTCTATTTCTTCATGTTAAGGAGTAGTTGATAGTTTAGAGTGGCAAGCCAGATAAAACCAAATGTCACAAGAGTCATTGGCATCTGTTCTATTTCTGCTGAATTCCTGCTTAAATATCCgttgtattttaattattcaagtctctttcatatacatcccgcatttctttttaaatttatgagTTAAGCTACCGGCTTGCCGTAAGTTATGGTTGTTAGCTGAGTTTAGAACTTTACGTTAATTTGagcattttcttataaatttaagAGTAGGGGGCATTTCGAATATTCCTAAAACCTCATCTCGAAAAGCTAAGGGTACACTGAAACTAAGGAAATGGAAAAGCACGTAGGAGAGAAAAGCACGCCAACTTGAATGGCCGCATTTTAGGATTGTTaggaaccggaaccgaaaacaTGAAGTTCTGTTTCAGAAGTGGCAACTGAGAGTCCTATTCCTTTTAAAGCTGCGCACACACTGTCTACAGCTTTCTGTAACCCTTGGAATTCATCAGACAGAAGAAgaatatcatccgcatatgACAGATAACTTTTATCTACATATGGTGGCAAATAGCGAGTTGCCGAACGAATAGCGTTGTTAAAAACCACAGGAATTAGCACTGAACCTTGTTTTACTCCACGATGAACATTAATATTCTTACTCACATGGCCTCCTACTCGCACGCGAATTGATGCTTTCCTATACCATGTTCACAGACATGCACAAATGAAAGGGTCCACACCATTTCTTCGTAGAGATAAAATCCCTTGGGAATGCAGAATTTTATCAAAGTCTTTAGATATGTCAATagcataaacataaaaattctttttcgaaTGCTTATGACGTTCAAAAATCGCAAAAAAAAGGTGCGTGTGCATTTTGGACATCAAGACTTTCACGAAACCCAAACTGTTGGTTCCCGTGGTCACACTTATGACTAATTTCTCTATATAATATCTTTTCAAGTAGTTTTCCTAAAACTGAGCATACAGTAATTGGTCTGTATGAATCACATGATTTtggatctttatttttctctgggacACACGTTACACTACATTCACACATCGCATCCGTTACATATTGTTGAGCAACCGATGCCTGAAACAAAATTGCAAGGGGTTCAAATAGTTTAAGGGTTCCATGAATCAGATTTCCGGGCTGAAGACCAACAGAACCTGGTGCTTTTCTACTCTTCAGAAGCCGATTCATAGTCTCAATTCGTGATGGAGTGATTGTAACAAAGTTTTCGAAACCTAATATTCAATGGTGAGGAATCAtcagaaaaaaagtagaaatttgTTTCTCATGACATTATATGAATTGGATTAGGCTGTGAAGAAGGTGAAGAAGTAAATTTAGATGCATATTTCCAAAGCTGTTGGGGATTATTACGGATATTATTTGataggctagaaatttgtgtCAGCTTTTATCTACGAATAGCCTTCCTATGTTCAACCTTAGTAGACTTAACGATACGAAAAATATATCTTGTCCAGGGGCGATTACAGTCAACCACAATTCCGAACCAAAGCTTATGATGGTGTCTAGCTTTTTGCAACTCCTCATCTTGACTCCATCCTTTCTTTCGGGTCCCATCACGAATGATTGTACAAGGTACCGCGGAAGCAGAAGCAACTTTCAGCGAATAGTGGATTTTTGCTAGATAAAAATTTAGATCAAAACTGTTACATTCTCTGTTGATAATAGGTGAAACGgcatttaattttagaaaaaataaaatcaagacTTGTATCTTTTGAGTTTAGAATATTATCCTTTGGTACCTTTATGACGGGTCCTacatttgcaaattttttcCATATATTGGAAATTTTcggtgtttgttttctttatattctttcatgttgcctttgtttgttttttatcgCGTTagtttgtatattatttttaattctttagttCTTCTTACGGTGgataaatttagtctttgctacatctaataatattttatttccttaAAAAGTTGCACCTATTGTTGCCTGATatgggaatttttttccaaattatgaagtttgtattaaaatttgtattattttatgcGTAGCCTCAGATATATGGATCCTTTAACGTCTAGATTATGTCCTGCTACACTTAACAGGCTAGGACATATATTGTATATTTGTTGCTTAATTTATTTGGGTAGTTTGTTGTACACGGATGCATTTATTCCATTTACCGTTTTCCCTGAGTTTATAAGGGcagcaaaataaatataagctgCACTAAAATCattgaatattgaaaatattttgttattggcttcacttaaaaatggtatgATGACTGGTGGGGACCTATAAAAATATCTGCCGCCAAACTTTGGTCCTACAGGTTTTGGAGGCTCGTATCGTTTCCCTGGGATTCCCCGCTATTAAGTCTAGAGCGTTCATTCGTTCTACTTCGGTTTACTTGGTTGTTATTCCAAGTGGAATTGCTGTATTATTCCCGTTGGCTGGTATAATTACCTCTTGTGTTCCAATCGTTTCCAGGTTGATTTGTTCTCCCGTGACACCAAGACGTGTTGTgttggaaattttgatttgagtTTTGGTAATTGCCTCTTGTTAAGTTGGTGGTCCCTTGATTACTTTTTGCGGCGTACCCACTAAAGTTTGTCCCCTTGGAAAAACGGTTGATCGTCCCTCTGAAATTGGAGCGGCAACTGTTGtttgcaaaacatttttttcgttATATGGCCTACTCGGATACAAGTGTAACACCTTGTGAGTTGATTGCTCGGTGGCAATCTTAattgattattgggggcaaaacCTACTAGTCTTGGAATTGTCGGGGATCGGTTTCTATTTTGAATGGGTTTTGGTGATGATTTTCTTGAGAATAATCGGGGAGAAGGATCTCTTGTTCTGTAGGGCTTTTATTTTCTACAGTATTTATTGACAGTTTTTGGTGTGTTGAGACAATAGTCTATTTCACACGCTCCTTCTACCTCTTGGACtgacaatttgaaattttcattattttttgcaATCAATAAACGGTGCAATTTTGGGTCGAGCTCCTGCTTGAATGGatttagcatttttttctaataattctcATTCACCTGAACCGTATCTTGCTTCCGTTGAGATTgtaattttatgtaaatatcCTTTCACGTTTTGTGTTTGTTCGAATGTAACTCttccatttttcaatttattcagtAAACTGATGtcaatgaatttttttgaaagGCTTTTTGTAGTAGTTCTATTGAGTTTATTTTTGAGGCGACTTCTGCGCCTTTGGtattttgatttgtttgaaaaatgttaATGCTTGATCTTTTCATCTTAGAAGTAGcatgttttttaaaacttttaaaatctatttttgacATATTTGACAAATTGAGCTAGGTGGATATTGAATTGATCAACGTCTGTATCCCCTTCATAGTCTGGCAACgattttgtgatttttactgaatttgctattaatttttgattctgtaatatttatttttgctcttgggtcattttattattgtattttggttttattttaataataaaaacaggtacgagtaaaattacaaattaaattttgtaatattttactGGGTATATGAATTTTActgaagtttaatttttatttttaaagactcAGTTATTCTGGGACAAGGTAGATAATGCATAAAAAAGTACATGGCACTAAACAaacacttaaaatcaaataataaataattgtaaTTGTTTACGTCACCAGGCACCAAGTTTTAAAGTTCCCGTGATTGTCTTTTATTGAAGGCCGCACTTAAAGTTACaagatagggggggggggttattgaAATGGTTTAGGTTACGAGGGGTTTATTGTCGATATAACATATGGGAGGTTTAACTTAGGATGACGTCAAGGGAGTAAAATAAGTGAGGGATAAGGACTGAGGGACAATGTTAACAATGCTCAATATTCTTGGTAACAGAATCATCTTAGGGGTGGACGGGTGTAATTTTATTCTATAGATTCCCTACAGAACGCTCCTAGAGACCAAGGAAATTATACCTGGTGTCTggattcaaaaacaaaaacgatatcctaataaacaatgaattttattttagtacttACATACTAATTGTCTGGTTGATTCACTTCAACAAATTGTGTATCGGGACACACATCAACTCAGTCttattagcaaaatattttctctatAAAAGACTTTAAAGCATTCCGATTTTATCATATATCTTCACTTGTTTTGGGATGTTTGACGTCCCTCTAACCAGATCTCTGATCCAGATTCTCAACGTTTCTCAATTTGGTTTCCCATTAACCAGGATTTCACGATTTTGTAATTATGCTCCTAATGAGGTATCGTGTTATTGTGATATTAGCCGGACGCAGGTTCAAATTTAAGGGAGATACTTCAAGATTTATTTGACGTATGCTCAAATTTACGTCATTTCGTATtgcgttttcttttttctatatatttgttTTGCGAGTTCGATCTTATTCTTTGCCAACTCTGTAACGTGTTCATGATACTTCTTTTCTGCGTTTTTGACCTGGATCTTTGCCAATTCTGTAATCTGGAATAATTGTTCTATCTTCGTCCTTATCCCTTGAATATCTTTTACCTTTTTGCCTCTTGTGGGCTCttcattttgtttgatatttctgattttaaatttttagcctTTTCTTTATAGGTAGTTTGTTCTGATCTAAGTTACTTACCTTTGCATGAGTGCCCAATGGCCATTTGTCTATTGCCTTACTTATCCTTTTTTCCttctgttaatatttttttttcttttgcaaattctGATGACTTCAAGGATGTATGATTCTTGTGGCCATCCACGCTCAAAACGACCTTTTCATAACCCTTTTTAGGCCCTTTATTGGCTTTCatgaataaaacaataaaagttaaATACAAGATCGTGGAGTTTCTGGAGGGCTCCTTGGTGAGGCGACGGCTAACGAAATCTGCAGGCCCATAACTGAAAGGACGCCAAAGACAAACCCAAAAGCACATGGGCAAGTTTTGTCTTGCACAAGGCTAGTTGACGCCTCACTAGTCAGGGAATAGTGAAATTGCCAATTATCTTCGTCAGGGCTCACtatataaagaataaaacatACAGCAACGCTTATGTAAATCATTACCCACATGGCAGATCGTTCACCGTGGTAGTGCGCAACAAAACAGTACACAATGCCAACGATGATCAATAATAACCATATAACTAGGGTTAGAAAATTCATTATTATGATGATTGATTAATCATCCTCTCTTTCTACCATATTGATATATGatataaattatgtatatattattcATTATGCCCCAAACCTAgagcaaaaaaataatcagaatgaaacggaaattactgaaaattatattattttctaaaatgtacttttttttgtgcaatttcTTAAGTATTTCAATAGGCTACGGAAGGAGTagatataaaaacttaaaaatggctTCCAAGGGGATATTTTTCAACCCCTCCTCTGTATTAATCAAACTCCTGGAACtagacttattaggagtttcaggaAATCATACTCTTGGGATAGTAAACATAATCAAATTTGACAAAGAGTCGGCCAGGGCAGTCAAATAGTTTTGAGTTCAGACCATGCAGTATCTCCTTTGCATTTGCTGCTGTGCTGGTCGTGTTGTACACTCTGACGAACATTACATGGTGAGGctgaataaggaaaaaaaacatttgtttaaggaagaaaaacaaactaattttccattcttttcagttgaatttttctgTATTCACTTTGTATTAATAGTTTTAGGAAAGTTTTCATCAAAAGTAGGCCTAAGGTCAAGTTAACCtactaaaatctatttttggggcttccatggaaaaattcaaatttttctcaaCTTATTTGTTCATATCTCTTAGGGGTTTGTCTTCTTAGATATATGGAAGATGCTAACAAAAAGACTTCTTCTAGACCCCTTTCGGTGGACCACTATTGGACCACAAAAAGAATAAGGGCCAGCGCCATCTGTTCTGTATAAGAATAAAGAGGGCCGAGTTGAAAGAAACAAACAGAATAAGGGCCAGTGCCATCTGTTGTGTATATGAATAGAGAGGGAAGGGGTAGTTGAGATCTGTTAAATAATGATTATCCAATTTGTCTCTCAAATActtcctttattttcttttgaatgaaTGAGTCAAAGATAAGAGTTAAGCTTTGACAAATGTTGATGCCTGATTTGAaaacttgaattaaattttgatcatGTTAGTGAATTTAAGAGTGTCTTGGCCTTATACTTTAACAGCAAAGTATGAAAAGTAAAATGGAAGCTGAAAATAAACGATTAGAAATGCGTGCGCGAGAggtattgggggaggggggctccaGTCGTATTTGATTACAAAATTATGAAGATTTTACATTGTCAACGGTTGTATATCAATGCAAATgaccaaaagtttttttcccgTTCTTTAGCTCACTCCTAGCAATGAATGGCATTTTAACGCagaaagaatatttaaaatcaaggatcatgcaaaaattaaacatatagAGGAGTAAGTTTAAATCATTAAATATAGATTTATATCATTAAATATTGATTTCTGTATGTGACAAGTTACATTTATTCAGTCATGGTGATATCAAACTTTGactgtttttttcaattcaagttttatttattcattcaatATAGGCCAGTTACTTTGTGCTTTAAGTTTGATTCGCATAACCACtaaatttatgtaattttaggCTTTAATTTTGCTCATAATGTTTCTCGCAAGacattttttacatttcagACCTATTTTAATTAACTAACACTTAATGAAAGGTGTTTCTGTCATAAGGCCAAATCTTTTGTTTATCTGCTGTTCTTGCCGGAGAGGCATAATAAAACGCAGCACATGAAATTAATCCCAACTACCAACACACTTGGTAATGGAAAGGATGATGTACTTTGTTTAGGGTAGAATCTATTTGCTTCTTGTCGGTGAGGCAGTTTGAAAATAGTTGACACAAactcaaatttttgaagaaataccTGCAAAGTCTACCGAAAGTAtggatcaaataaaaaaaaagtattggaaACATTCTAATACACTGAGACCAATGATAGAAGCTATTTTGTGACATATACCTCGGATTTCTAATGGAAAGGCAGGTTTCTTTGGAAATGAGAAGCCTTAGCAGGGCTCACTGAGCCTTTTGTCTTCACGTATGGTTGTATTTTAATTTGGTAGAGCACATAACTTACCAAACATTTAGAAAACTTGATAGTTTCTTATGCATCAAACTCTTAAAGATTATGCTTCAACTAAAGATTTGACCGCATAAAccggttttgttttttatagtgtATATGCGGATTGTTGCGCCATTAATGATTGTAAGAACAACCAACCAATTTTGTTGAAATGTTTGGTTTTGAAACAAGCTAGAtgtttagttaaaaaaaggATGTACACTTAGAGTGGTATAAATTAAAGTCGAAGAGCTGATGTTGGGTAAcaagaagattgatcaagtgaaTAGCTGAATAGCTTCATTTACCTCAGTAGCATTATTACTTTAGAAGGCGGATGCTGTGTAAGTAAAACTAacgaaatttgtgtattaaaCACGTCAATCTTGAGATTATTAACGGAATATCAAGGGGTGGGAACAGAATAATTCGCAAAACTAAACTTATTTTGCAAAACGAGGGGAAACTTATTTACAAATTTCAAATGAACATTCTACTGCTCGGTTTTAGACTGGGAATTTCAACTTTCTGAAATATAGATTACATGTTGAATAGCCAGTGTGCAACTTAGTTTAGCGGGTTTACGTTTCCTACAACCACACTTTAGTGTAGCCCTTGTTGTTCTGCAAACTAGTAAGCTGATAGAGTTTAATTTACATAAATTATGTACTTTTTCATTTGCGAAAACCCATCGCACTGTGAACGAAGTGGagcttcaaaaaagaagaacagtgTCTATAGTAAGTCGGAAACGGCAGCTGGATGTTATTTAGGTGAGAAAAATTGACAGTGACATCCAATGTGATACCATTCCCATATGGCAAAGAATGATGAAAGGTAGTACACATAGATCAGgaaaatttgtaattatttctttaaattaaattttttattttatttatttttatttttttatatatatataacgaacaCATATATTATCTAATGATATAAAAGTCATGAAAACTCATCCCCACAACAACTTTTCATAAATCCAATCTACAAAATAAGTAGTCCGTGTATATACTGACGGTATTCTTTCAGACAAAATAATTCCGTAAAGCCGCCATTTCTCTTTTTGAATTATGACTAGGCATAAAGGAGTGGCTACCAATTTCTGCTTGAAAAGTTTTACGCACTTGCAACTCTTGGAATCaaccttaatcttttgtttttcccccagaaaaatcataattaatggataaatttgtcttaatttttaattatatttaatgcgAATATATTGACAAACTATGAAACTCAGCTGAGTTAAATAATTTAGGTGACAATAGGAAAAACGAATTTATTAGCCGACGATTCTATTTTAGTAACAGAGGTTTGGTAATTGCCCGTTGACCAGAATTATCagggtttattttcttttaaaaaaaggaatctgCTATTAGGGTTACCACTACACgccgtattaaaaaaaaaacaattgttataatttttatgcCATTATAGCTCTGATGGAAAGTAAACTAATTCAAGGGCTTAGGACGGGGAAAGTATAAACGGGGTGAAGATAGTGATGAAATACAGAGGGATATTCAGCCTTTtgtctttgaattaataaatgcCATTTACGATGACAATTCAGTAACAATAGAATGTGAATTTACTAGCATAATAGTTCGTGTCAATTTTCTTTTCGTTGTATGTAATCTTAAATATATGTGTAGACCCGTATACACATATATTTAAGGCATCCTATAAATGTATATGTATCAAGATTTCCTTTGTAACAGTAGATAACGCTTCTATTTCTTCATGTTAAGGAGTAGTTG is part of the Artemia franciscana chromosome 12, ASM3288406v1, whole genome shotgun sequence genome and harbors:
- the LOC136033507 gene encoding tryptase-like yields the protein MVWTLSFVHVCEHGIGKHQFACEIRLSSEPVKGFGIDYQNLAPNKLGIRGKDTIPVDSPDEYPWMAALMDLYGHFCGGSLIHNRHILTAARCVLNKTSTFPPKRELYVRLGEYDFLDKTRKEQNFSVERIIIHEDYKWPSNANDIAILRLTHEVDANNFEKIDLPLENEIHVLNKTGKIIGWGYCYNEKMSNILLETSVSTVPNRKCKLKKSSMLCAKKEDNSPRKGDEGGPLMIQYTKDRSKWRLYGIILSERIPSVYTRTTYFVEWIYEKLLWG
- the LOC136033508 gene encoding uncharacterized protein LOC136033508: MNRLLKSRKAPGSVGLQPGNLIHGTLKLFEPLAILFQASVAQQYVTDAMCECSVTCVPEKNKDPKSCDSYRPITVCSVLGKLLEKILYREISHKCDHGNQQFGFRESLDVQNAHAPFFCDF